A single region of the Raphanus sativus cultivar WK10039 chromosome 1, ASM80110v3, whole genome shotgun sequence genome encodes:
- the LOC130494707 gene encoding probable splicing factor 3A subunit 1, with product MFSSSQILPLEAPPTDGNLGPLPPSQLTDQEAEERELQNSSSNQAPPVESVATHTRTIGIIHPPPDIRSIVEKTAQFVSKNGLEFEKRIVASNAKNAKFNFLTSSDPYHAFYQHKLAEYRAQNQDGAQGGDDGTDGSDGQSLQLDGGGGGDGDGEAGEGQADLQAQFRVPPKPLEPPEPEKYTVRLPEGITGEELEYIKLTAQFVARNGKSFLTGLQSRESNNPQFHFMKPTHSLFSFFTALVDAYFDVLKPPEDLKEKLRKSAADLTTVLERCLHRLEWDRSQEQQRKKEEDEKEQERVQMAMIDWHDFVVVESIDFADEEDDELPPPMTLEDVIRRSKVSAAMEEDEVVEPGKEVEMEMDEEEVRLVAEGMRAANLEANGGSVKIESLNDEEAPMRIVKNWKRPEDRIPTERDPTKVVISPITGELIPISEMSEHMRISLIDPKFKEQKDRMFAKIRETTLAQDDEIAKNIVGLARLRPDIFGTTEEEVSNAVKAEIEKKKDEQPTQVIWDGHTGSIGRTANQALAQNANGEEQYGDPNSFPGPAALPPPRPGVPIVRPLPPPPNLALNLPRPPPSVQYPGPPRPLGVPMMQPMHPQHQLSMPGPPGHQQMMMNRPPPMQHGMPVPPPPGSQFAHHQVPRPYGQLPPPMHGMMQPPPMHGMPPPPPHEEAPPPLPEEPEPKRQKFDESALVPEEQFLAQHPGAATIRVSVPNVDDGQVIEITVQSLSENVGSLKEKIAGETQIPANKQKLSGKAGFLKDNMSLAHYNVGAGEILTLSLRERGGRKR from the exons ATGTTCAGTTCGTCGCAGATACTGCCCCTCGAGGCTCCTCCCACCGACGGGAACCTCGGTCCGCTTCCTCCGTCGCAGCTAACGGATCAGGAAGCCGAAGAGAGAGAGCTTCAAAACAGCAGCTCGAATCAAGCTCCTCCGGTGGAGTCGGTAGCGACTCACACGAGGACCATCGGAATCATTCACCCGCCTCCGGATATCAGAAGCATCGTCGAGAAGACTGCTCAGTTCGTCTCCAAGAACGGATTGGAGTTCGAGAAGAGGATCGTCGCTAGCAACGCCAAGAACGCGAAGTTCAACTTCTTGACCAGCTCGGATCCTTACCACGCCTTTTACCAGCACAAGCTCGCTGAGTACCGTGCTCAGAATCAAGATGGAGCTCAGGGTGGTGATGATGGTACTGATGGTTCAGATGGTCAGAGTCTTCAActtgatggtggtggtggtggtgatggtgatggtgaagCAGGCGAGGGACAAGCTGATCTTCAGGCTCAGTTTCGGGTTCCTCCTAAGCCTTTAGAACCTCCGGAGCCTGAGAAGTATACGGTTAGACTTCCTGAAGGGATTACAGGCGAGGAGCTTGAGTACATTAAGCTCACGGCGCAGTTTGTGGCGCGGAATGGGAAGTCTTTCTTGACTGGGTTGCAGAGTAGAGAGAGTAACAATCCTCAGTTTCATTTTATGAAGCCGACGCATAGCTTGTTCTCCTTTTTCACTGCTCTGGTTGATGCGTATTTCGATGTGTTAAAGCCTCCGGAAGACCTGAAGGAGAAGCTGAGGAAGAGTGCTGCTGATTTGACTACTGTTCTTGAGCGCTGTTTGCATCGTCTTGAATGGGATCGTTCTCAGGAGCAGCAGAGGAAGAAGGAAGAGGACGAGAAAGAGCAGGAGAGAGTGCAGATGGCTATGATTGATTGGCATGATTTTGTGGTTGTTGAATCGATTGACTTTGCTGACGAGGAGGACGATGAGTTGCCACCGCCTATGACGCTCGAGGACGTCATAAGGAGGAGCAAAGTATCGGCAGCcatggaagaagatgaagttgtGGAGCCTGGCAAGGAAGTTGAGATGGAAATGGATGAGGAAGAAGTCAGGCTCGTTGCGGAAGGAATGAGAGCAGCCAACTTGGAAGCGAATGGTGGCTCTGTGAAGATTGAAAGTTTGAACGATGAGGAAGCACCAATGAGGATTGTTAAGAACTGGAAGAGGCCAGAAGATAGGATCCCGACAGAGAGAGATCCTACTAAAGTTGTTATATCTCCAATTACTGGCGAGCTGATTCCCATTAGCGAGATGTCTGAGCACATGCGGATTTCGCTTATTGATCCTAAGTTCAAAGAGCAGAAGGATCGGATGTTTGCTAAGATTCGTGAGACTACTCTTGCACAAGACGACGAGATTGCTAAGAACATAGTGGGACTTGCGCGTCTGCGTCCTGATATTTTCGGGACAACTGAAGAAGAAGTCTCAAATGCTGTAAAAGCAGAgattgagaagaagaaagatgagcAGCCAACCCAAGTAATATGGGATGGTCACACAGGAAGTATAGGTCGCACAGCAAACCAAGCCTTGGCTCAGAATGCTAATGGAGAGGAGCAATACGGAGATCCAAACAGCTTCCCTGGTCCAGCTGCACTACCTCCTCCTCGACCAGGTGTCCCAATAGTCCGGCCATTGCCACCACCTCCTAATCTCGCCTTGAACCTCCCTCGTCCTCCCCCGTCTGTTCAGTACCCTGGTCCGCCCAGGCCATTAGGTGTTCCAATGATGCAACCCATGCATCCACAACACCAGCTCTCGATGCCTGGGCCACCTGGACACCAGCAGATGATGATGAACCGGCCTCCACCAATGCAGCATGGCATGCCTGTGCCACCTCCACCGGGATCACAGTTTGCTCATCATCAAGTTCCAAGACCTTATGGTCAGCTTCCACCACCTATGCATGGGATGATGCAACCACCACCTATGCATGGGATGCCGCCTCCTCCACCACATGAGGAGGCACCACCGCCTCTTCCTGAGGAGCCAGAGCCTAAGAGACAAAAATTCGACGAGTCAGCTCTCGTTCCAGAAGAACAGTTCCTTGCTCAGCATCCg GGTGCTGCTACAATCAGGGTCTCTGTTCCAAACGTGGATGATGGGCAAGTCATTGAGATCACAGTGCAGTCATTATCAGAAAACGTGGGAAGTTTGAAAGAGAAGATAGCCGGTGAAACACAAATCCCAGCAAACAAACAGAAGTTGAGTGGAAAAGCTGGGTTCTTAAAGGACAACATGTCGCTTGCACATTACAATGTCGGAGCAGGTGAAATCTTAACACTGTCTTTGAGAGAGCGTGGTGGGAGAAAGAGATAG
- the LOC130510953 gene encoding sodium/hydrogen exchanger 8 isoform X4, whose amino-acid sequence MSWTNGSACWSWSFDFHVLDWFSVEGATDPVAVVALLKELGASKKMTTIIDGESLMNDGVSVVVFQLFLKMVMGSTSDWSFIIKFLAQNSFGAVGIGVAFGIASVFWLRFVFNDIVVQITVTLSVSYFAYYTAQEWAEVSGILTVMTLGMFFAAFARTAFKGDSQQSLHHFWEMVAYIANTLVFILSGVIIAEGDFSSRKISYEGTSWGFLFLLYLHVQLSRCVMVGVLYPLLRRFGYGLDWKESIILTWSGLRGAVSLSLALSVKQSSGNSYISSETGTRFLFFTGGIVFLTLVVNGSTTQFLLHLLRMDTLTATKKRILEYTKFEMMNTAFKAFENLGDDEELGSADWHTVIGHIPSLKNLQGEQVNPHDGCEAGNVDPTNIMDIRIRFLNGVQAAYWEMLDDGRITKGTANVLMQSVDEALDLVSTESLCDWRGLKPCVHFPKYYKFLQSRIIPRKLVSYLIVERLESACYVSSAFLRAHRIARHQLHGFLGNSHIASIVINESELEGEEAKQFLEDVRHSFPQVLSVLRTRQVTHYVLDHLNGYIKNLEKVGLLQGKEVCHLHDAVQSDLKKLLRNPPLLKLPNANDLITTNPLLRPL is encoded by the exons ATGTCTTGGACAAATGGTTCTGCTTGCTGGTCCTGGAGTTTTGATTTCCACGTTTTGGATTGGTTCTCTGTTGAAG GTGCTACAGACCCTGTGGCTGTTGTTGCTTTGCTGAAGGAGCTTGGTGCTAGTAAGAAGATGACCACTATTATTGACGGGGAGTCCTTGATGAATGACGG gGTATCAGTTGTAGTCTTCCAGTTATTCTTGAAGATGGTGATGGGGAGTACCTCTGATTGGAGTTTCATAATCAAATTTCTTGCTCAAAACTCGTTTGGAGC TGTAGGTATTGGTGTAGCTTTTGGCATTGCTTCAGTTTTTTGGCTTAGATTCGTGTTCAATGACATAGTAGTTCAGATCACTGTAACGCTTTCAGTTAGCTATTTCGCGTACTACACT GCTCAAGAGTGGGCTGAGGTCTCTGGAATTTTGACTGTGATGACTTTGGGGAT GTTTTTCGCTGCATTTGCAAGGACAGCATTTAAGGGTGACAGCCAGCAGAGTTTGCATCACTTCTG GGAAATGGTTGCTTATATTGCAAACACATTAGTTTTTATACTCAG TGGTGTTATTATTGCTGAAGGCGACTTTAGCAGTCGGAAAATATCTTACGAAG GAACCTCGTGGGGCTTTCTTTTCCTCTTATACTTGCATGTCCAACTATCCCGATGTGTAATGGTTGGAGTTCTGTACCCATTGCTACGTCGTTTTGGCTATGGCTTAGACTGGAAGGAATCCATCATACTCACGTGGTCTGGATTAAGGGGTGCTGTCTCCCTCTCACTCGCTCTATCTGTAAAA CAATCGAGTGGCAATTCGTACATTAGTTCGGAGACGGGAACAAGG TTTCTATTCTTTACGGGTGGGATTGTGTTCCTAACTTTGGTTGTTAATGGATCCACTACCCAATTCCTCTTGCACCTTCTTCGTATGGACACTTTAACGGCCACCAAG AAAAGAATACTGGAGTACACAAAGTTTGAAATGATGAACACCGCCTTCAAAGCTTTTGAAAATCTAGGAGATGACGAGGAGCTTGGATCTGCTGACTGGCATACAGTTATAGGACATATTCCAAGTTTGAAAAATTTACAAGGGGAACAAGTGAATCCTCACGATGGGTGTGAAGCTGGCAATGTTGACCCAACGAATATAATGGACATACGTATACGCTTCTTAAATG GTGTTCAGGCGGCTTACTGGGAGATGCTTGATGATGGGAGAATTACAAAAGGTACTGCCAACGTTTTGATGCAATCAGTAGATGAGGCACTCGACCTTGTTTCTACAGAGTCTCTATGCGACTGGAGAGGTTTAAAACCGTGTGTTCATTTCCCAAAGTATTACAAGTTTCTCCAATCAAGAATTATCCCCCGCAAGTTGGTCAGTTATTTAATCGTTGAAAGACTCGAATCTGCTTGCTACGTTTCCTCTGCATTTCTCCGTGCCCATAGGATCGCGCGACACCAATTGCATGGCTTTCTAG GTAACAGTCACATTGCTTCTATTGTAATCAATGAAAGTGAGttggaaggagaagaagcaaaacAGTTCTTGGAAGATGTCCGCCATTCATTTCCTCAG GTTTTGAGTGTTTTGAGAACAAGACAAGTAACGCATTATGTGCTGGATCATCTAAATGGTTATATCAAAAACCTCGAGAAGGTTGGACTGTTACAAGGAAAAGAGGTTTGTCATCTTCATGATGCTGTCCAG tCTGACTTGAAGAAGCTCCTGAGAAATCCTCCTTTACTAAAACTTCCAAATGCAAACGATTTGATCACCACTAATCCTTTGTTGAGACCTCTCTGA
- the LOC130510953 gene encoding sodium/hydrogen exchanger 8 isoform X2 — MTSVTEVALPSYMSPEKTSLSLSYADESDSSSVDAVIFAGASLVVGTACRQLFNGTRVPYTVVLLVIGIVLGSLEYGSGHSLGKIGHGIRIWNDINPDLLLAVFLPALLFESSFSMDVHQIKRCLGQMVLLAGPGVLISTFWIGSLLKLTFPYNWDWKTSLLLGALLGATDPVAVVALLKELGASKKMTTIIDGESLMNDGVSVVVFQLFLKMVMGSTSDWSFIIKFLAQNSFGAVGIGVAFGIASVFWLRFVFNDIVVQITVTLSVSYFAYYTAQEWAEVSGILTVMTLGMFFAAFARTAFKGDSQQSLHHFWEMVAYIANTLVFILSGVIIAEGDFSSRKISYEGTSWGFLFLLYLHVQLSRCVMVGVLYPLLRRFGYGLDWKESIILTWSGLRGAVSLSLALSVKQSSGNSYISSETGTRFLFFTGGIVFLTLVVNGSTTQFLLHLLRMDTLTATKKRILEYTKFEMMNTAFKAFENLGDDEELGSADWHTVIGHIPSLKNLQGEQVNPHDGCEAGNVDPTNIMDIRIRFLNGVQAAYWEMLDDGRITKGTANVLMQSVDEALDLVSTESLCDWRGLKPCVHFPKYYKFLQSRIIPRKLVSYLIVERLESACYVSSAFLRAHRIARHQLHGFLGNSHIASIVINESELEGEEAKQFLEDVRHSFPQVLSVLRTRQVTHYVLDHLNGYIKNLEKVGLLQGKEVCHLHDAVQSDLKKLLRNPPLLKLPNANDLITTNPLLRPL, encoded by the exons ATGACGAGTGTAACCGAGGTGGCGTTGCCGTCGTACATGTCACCGGAGAAAACGAGTCTGTCGTTGTCGTATGCAGACGAGAGCGATTCGAGTTCCGTTGATGCAGTTATCTTCGCGGGAGCATCGCTGGTTGTCGGCACAGCCTGCAGACAGCTGTTTAACGGCACCAGAGTTCCGTACACCGTCGTTCTCCTCGTCATCGGCATTGTTCTCGGATCTCtag AATATGGAAGTGGTCATAGCCTTGGGAAGATCGGCCATGGGATTCGTATCT GGAATGATATTAACCCTGACCTACTTTTGGCTGTTTTTCTCCCTGCTCTTCTTTTTGAGAGCTCATTCTCCATGGATGTTCACCAGATCAAG AGATGTCTTGGACAAATGGTTCTGCTTGCTGGTCCTGGAGTTTTGATTTCCACGTTTTGGATTGGTTCTCTGTTGAAG CTCACTTTTCCGTATAACTGGGATTGGAAAACATCTTTGTTGCTTGGAGCACTTTTAGGTGCTACAGACCCTGTGGCTGTTGTTGCTTTGCTGAAGGAGCTTGGTGCTAGTAAGAAGATGACCACTATTATTGACGGGGAGTCCTTGATGAATGACGG gGTATCAGTTGTAGTCTTCCAGTTATTCTTGAAGATGGTGATGGGGAGTACCTCTGATTGGAGTTTCATAATCAAATTTCTTGCTCAAAACTCGTTTGGAGC TGTAGGTATTGGTGTAGCTTTTGGCATTGCTTCAGTTTTTTGGCTTAGATTCGTGTTCAATGACATAGTAGTTCAGATCACTGTAACGCTTTCAGTTAGCTATTTCGCGTACTACACT GCTCAAGAGTGGGCTGAGGTCTCTGGAATTTTGACTGTGATGACTTTGGGGAT GTTTTTCGCTGCATTTGCAAGGACAGCATTTAAGGGTGACAGCCAGCAGAGTTTGCATCACTTCTG GGAAATGGTTGCTTATATTGCAAACACATTAGTTTTTATACTCAG TGGTGTTATTATTGCTGAAGGCGACTTTAGCAGTCGGAAAATATCTTACGAAG GAACCTCGTGGGGCTTTCTTTTCCTCTTATACTTGCATGTCCAACTATCCCGATGTGTAATGGTTGGAGTTCTGTACCCATTGCTACGTCGTTTTGGCTATGGCTTAGACTGGAAGGAATCCATCATACTCACGTGGTCTGGATTAAGGGGTGCTGTCTCCCTCTCACTCGCTCTATCTGTAAAA CAATCGAGTGGCAATTCGTACATTAGTTCGGAGACGGGAACAAGG TTTCTATTCTTTACGGGTGGGATTGTGTTCCTAACTTTGGTTGTTAATGGATCCACTACCCAATTCCTCTTGCACCTTCTTCGTATGGACACTTTAACGGCCACCAAG AAAAGAATACTGGAGTACACAAAGTTTGAAATGATGAACACCGCCTTCAAAGCTTTTGAAAATCTAGGAGATGACGAGGAGCTTGGATCTGCTGACTGGCATACAGTTATAGGACATATTCCAAGTTTGAAAAATTTACAAGGGGAACAAGTGAATCCTCACGATGGGTGTGAAGCTGGCAATGTTGACCCAACGAATATAATGGACATACGTATACGCTTCTTAAATG GTGTTCAGGCGGCTTACTGGGAGATGCTTGATGATGGGAGAATTACAAAAGGTACTGCCAACGTTTTGATGCAATCAGTAGATGAGGCACTCGACCTTGTTTCTACAGAGTCTCTATGCGACTGGAGAGGTTTAAAACCGTGTGTTCATTTCCCAAAGTATTACAAGTTTCTCCAATCAAGAATTATCCCCCGCAAGTTGGTCAGTTATTTAATCGTTGAAAGACTCGAATCTGCTTGCTACGTTTCCTCTGCATTTCTCCGTGCCCATAGGATCGCGCGACACCAATTGCATGGCTTTCTAG GTAACAGTCACATTGCTTCTATTGTAATCAATGAAAGTGAGttggaaggagaagaagcaaaacAGTTCTTGGAAGATGTCCGCCATTCATTTCCTCAG GTTTTGAGTGTTTTGAGAACAAGACAAGTAACGCATTATGTGCTGGATCATCTAAATGGTTATATCAAAAACCTCGAGAAGGTTGGACTGTTACAAGGAAAAGAGGTTTGTCATCTTCATGATGCTGTCCAG tCTGACTTGAAGAAGCTCCTGAGAAATCCTCCTTTACTAAAACTTCCAAATGCAAACGATTTGATCACCACTAATCCTTTGTTGAGACCTCTCTGA
- the LOC130510953 gene encoding sodium/hydrogen exchanger 8 isoform X1: MTSVTEVALPSYMSPEKTSLSLSYADESDSSSVDAVIFAGASLVVGTACRQLFNGTRVPYTVVLLVIGIVLGSLEYGSGHSLGKIGHGIRIWNDINPDLLLAVFLPALLFESSFSMDVHQIKRCLGQMVLLAGPGVLISTFWIGSLLKLTFPYNWDWKTSLLLGALLGATDPVAVVALLKELGASKKMTTIIDGESLMNDGVSVVVFQLFLKMVMGSTSDWSFIIKFLAQNSFGAVGIGVAFGIASVFWLRFVFNDIVVQITVTLSVSYFAYYTAQEWAEVSGILTVMTLGMFFAAFARTAFKGDSQQSLHHFWEMVAYIANTLVFILSGVIIAEGDFSSRKISYEGTSWGFLFLLYLHVQLSRCVMVGVLYPLLRRFGYGLDWKESIILTWSGLRGAVSLSLALSVKQSSGNSYISSETGTRVRFKAFFFKDYYFFPFVIFDVSAVMQFLFFTGGIVFLTLVVNGSTTQFLLHLLRMDTLTATKKRILEYTKFEMMNTAFKAFENLGDDEELGSADWHTVIGHIPSLKNLQGEQVNPHDGCEAGNVDPTNIMDIRIRFLNGVQAAYWEMLDDGRITKGTANVLMQSVDEALDLVSTESLCDWRGLKPCVHFPKYYKFLQSRIIPRKLVSYLIVERLESACYVSSAFLRAHRIARHQLHGFLGNSHIASIVINESELEGEEAKQFLEDVRHSFPQVLSVLRTRQVTHYVLDHLNGYIKNLEKVGLLQGKEVCHLHDAVQSDLKKLLRNPPLLKLPNANDLITTNPLLRPL; this comes from the exons ATGACGAGTGTAACCGAGGTGGCGTTGCCGTCGTACATGTCACCGGAGAAAACGAGTCTGTCGTTGTCGTATGCAGACGAGAGCGATTCGAGTTCCGTTGATGCAGTTATCTTCGCGGGAGCATCGCTGGTTGTCGGCACAGCCTGCAGACAGCTGTTTAACGGCACCAGAGTTCCGTACACCGTCGTTCTCCTCGTCATCGGCATTGTTCTCGGATCTCtag AATATGGAAGTGGTCATAGCCTTGGGAAGATCGGCCATGGGATTCGTATCT GGAATGATATTAACCCTGACCTACTTTTGGCTGTTTTTCTCCCTGCTCTTCTTTTTGAGAGCTCATTCTCCATGGATGTTCACCAGATCAAG AGATGTCTTGGACAAATGGTTCTGCTTGCTGGTCCTGGAGTTTTGATTTCCACGTTTTGGATTGGTTCTCTGTTGAAG CTCACTTTTCCGTATAACTGGGATTGGAAAACATCTTTGTTGCTTGGAGCACTTTTAGGTGCTACAGACCCTGTGGCTGTTGTTGCTTTGCTGAAGGAGCTTGGTGCTAGTAAGAAGATGACCACTATTATTGACGGGGAGTCCTTGATGAATGACGG gGTATCAGTTGTAGTCTTCCAGTTATTCTTGAAGATGGTGATGGGGAGTACCTCTGATTGGAGTTTCATAATCAAATTTCTTGCTCAAAACTCGTTTGGAGC TGTAGGTATTGGTGTAGCTTTTGGCATTGCTTCAGTTTTTTGGCTTAGATTCGTGTTCAATGACATAGTAGTTCAGATCACTGTAACGCTTTCAGTTAGCTATTTCGCGTACTACACT GCTCAAGAGTGGGCTGAGGTCTCTGGAATTTTGACTGTGATGACTTTGGGGAT GTTTTTCGCTGCATTTGCAAGGACAGCATTTAAGGGTGACAGCCAGCAGAGTTTGCATCACTTCTG GGAAATGGTTGCTTATATTGCAAACACATTAGTTTTTATACTCAG TGGTGTTATTATTGCTGAAGGCGACTTTAGCAGTCGGAAAATATCTTACGAAG GAACCTCGTGGGGCTTTCTTTTCCTCTTATACTTGCATGTCCAACTATCCCGATGTGTAATGGTTGGAGTTCTGTACCCATTGCTACGTCGTTTTGGCTATGGCTTAGACTGGAAGGAATCCATCATACTCACGTGGTCTGGATTAAGGGGTGCTGTCTCCCTCTCACTCGCTCTATCTGTAAAA CAATCGAGTGGCAATTCGTACATTAGTTCGGAGACGGGAACAAGGGTGAGgtttaaagcttttttttttaaggattattatttttttccttttgttatcTTTGACGTTTCAGCTGTTATGCAGTTTCTATTCTTTACGGGTGGGATTGTGTTCCTAACTTTGGTTGTTAATGGATCCACTACCCAATTCCTCTTGCACCTTCTTCGTATGGACACTTTAACGGCCACCAAG AAAAGAATACTGGAGTACACAAAGTTTGAAATGATGAACACCGCCTTCAAAGCTTTTGAAAATCTAGGAGATGACGAGGAGCTTGGATCTGCTGACTGGCATACAGTTATAGGACATATTCCAAGTTTGAAAAATTTACAAGGGGAACAAGTGAATCCTCACGATGGGTGTGAAGCTGGCAATGTTGACCCAACGAATATAATGGACATACGTATACGCTTCTTAAATG GTGTTCAGGCGGCTTACTGGGAGATGCTTGATGATGGGAGAATTACAAAAGGTACTGCCAACGTTTTGATGCAATCAGTAGATGAGGCACTCGACCTTGTTTCTACAGAGTCTCTATGCGACTGGAGAGGTTTAAAACCGTGTGTTCATTTCCCAAAGTATTACAAGTTTCTCCAATCAAGAATTATCCCCCGCAAGTTGGTCAGTTATTTAATCGTTGAAAGACTCGAATCTGCTTGCTACGTTTCCTCTGCATTTCTCCGTGCCCATAGGATCGCGCGACACCAATTGCATGGCTTTCTAG GTAACAGTCACATTGCTTCTATTGTAATCAATGAAAGTGAGttggaaggagaagaagcaaaacAGTTCTTGGAAGATGTCCGCCATTCATTTCCTCAG GTTTTGAGTGTTTTGAGAACAAGACAAGTAACGCATTATGTGCTGGATCATCTAAATGGTTATATCAAAAACCTCGAGAAGGTTGGACTGTTACAAGGAAAAGAGGTTTGTCATCTTCATGATGCTGTCCAG tCTGACTTGAAGAAGCTCCTGAGAAATCCTCCTTTACTAAAACTTCCAAATGCAAACGATTTGATCACCACTAATCCTTTGTTGAGACCTCTCTGA
- the LOC130510953 gene encoding sodium/hydrogen exchanger 8 isoform X3, whose protein sequence is MDVHQIKRCLGQMVLLAGPGVLISTFWIGSLLKLTFPYNWDWKTSLLLGALLGATDPVAVVALLKELGASKKMTTIIDGESLMNDGVSVVVFQLFLKMVMGSTSDWSFIIKFLAQNSFGAVGIGVAFGIASVFWLRFVFNDIVVQITVTLSVSYFAYYTAQEWAEVSGILTVMTLGMFFAAFARTAFKGDSQQSLHHFWEMVAYIANTLVFILSGVIIAEGDFSSRKISYEGTSWGFLFLLYLHVQLSRCVMVGVLYPLLRRFGYGLDWKESIILTWSGLRGAVSLSLALSVKQSSGNSYISSETGTRFLFFTGGIVFLTLVVNGSTTQFLLHLLRMDTLTATKKRILEYTKFEMMNTAFKAFENLGDDEELGSADWHTVIGHIPSLKNLQGEQVNPHDGCEAGNVDPTNIMDIRIRFLNGVQAAYWEMLDDGRITKGTANVLMQSVDEALDLVSTESLCDWRGLKPCVHFPKYYKFLQSRIIPRKLVSYLIVERLESACYVSSAFLRAHRIARHQLHGFLGNSHIASIVINESELEGEEAKQFLEDVRHSFPQVLSVLRTRQVTHYVLDHLNGYIKNLEKVGLLQGKEVCHLHDAVQSDLKKLLRNPPLLKLPNANDLITTNPLLRPL, encoded by the exons ATGGATGTTCACCAGATCAAG AGATGTCTTGGACAAATGGTTCTGCTTGCTGGTCCTGGAGTTTTGATTTCCACGTTTTGGATTGGTTCTCTGTTGAAG CTCACTTTTCCGTATAACTGGGATTGGAAAACATCTTTGTTGCTTGGAGCACTTTTAGGTGCTACAGACCCTGTGGCTGTTGTTGCTTTGCTGAAGGAGCTTGGTGCTAGTAAGAAGATGACCACTATTATTGACGGGGAGTCCTTGATGAATGACGG gGTATCAGTTGTAGTCTTCCAGTTATTCTTGAAGATGGTGATGGGGAGTACCTCTGATTGGAGTTTCATAATCAAATTTCTTGCTCAAAACTCGTTTGGAGC TGTAGGTATTGGTGTAGCTTTTGGCATTGCTTCAGTTTTTTGGCTTAGATTCGTGTTCAATGACATAGTAGTTCAGATCACTGTAACGCTTTCAGTTAGCTATTTCGCGTACTACACT GCTCAAGAGTGGGCTGAGGTCTCTGGAATTTTGACTGTGATGACTTTGGGGAT GTTTTTCGCTGCATTTGCAAGGACAGCATTTAAGGGTGACAGCCAGCAGAGTTTGCATCACTTCTG GGAAATGGTTGCTTATATTGCAAACACATTAGTTTTTATACTCAG TGGTGTTATTATTGCTGAAGGCGACTTTAGCAGTCGGAAAATATCTTACGAAG GAACCTCGTGGGGCTTTCTTTTCCTCTTATACTTGCATGTCCAACTATCCCGATGTGTAATGGTTGGAGTTCTGTACCCATTGCTACGTCGTTTTGGCTATGGCTTAGACTGGAAGGAATCCATCATACTCACGTGGTCTGGATTAAGGGGTGCTGTCTCCCTCTCACTCGCTCTATCTGTAAAA CAATCGAGTGGCAATTCGTACATTAGTTCGGAGACGGGAACAAGG TTTCTATTCTTTACGGGTGGGATTGTGTTCCTAACTTTGGTTGTTAATGGATCCACTACCCAATTCCTCTTGCACCTTCTTCGTATGGACACTTTAACGGCCACCAAG AAAAGAATACTGGAGTACACAAAGTTTGAAATGATGAACACCGCCTTCAAAGCTTTTGAAAATCTAGGAGATGACGAGGAGCTTGGATCTGCTGACTGGCATACAGTTATAGGACATATTCCAAGTTTGAAAAATTTACAAGGGGAACAAGTGAATCCTCACGATGGGTGTGAAGCTGGCAATGTTGACCCAACGAATATAATGGACATACGTATACGCTTCTTAAATG GTGTTCAGGCGGCTTACTGGGAGATGCTTGATGATGGGAGAATTACAAAAGGTACTGCCAACGTTTTGATGCAATCAGTAGATGAGGCACTCGACCTTGTTTCTACAGAGTCTCTATGCGACTGGAGAGGTTTAAAACCGTGTGTTCATTTCCCAAAGTATTACAAGTTTCTCCAATCAAGAATTATCCCCCGCAAGTTGGTCAGTTATTTAATCGTTGAAAGACTCGAATCTGCTTGCTACGTTTCCTCTGCATTTCTCCGTGCCCATAGGATCGCGCGACACCAATTGCATGGCTTTCTAG GTAACAGTCACATTGCTTCTATTGTAATCAATGAAAGTGAGttggaaggagaagaagcaaaacAGTTCTTGGAAGATGTCCGCCATTCATTTCCTCAG GTTTTGAGTGTTTTGAGAACAAGACAAGTAACGCATTATGTGCTGGATCATCTAAATGGTTATATCAAAAACCTCGAGAAGGTTGGACTGTTACAAGGAAAAGAGGTTTGTCATCTTCATGATGCTGTCCAG tCTGACTTGAAGAAGCTCCTGAGAAATCCTCCTTTACTAAAACTTCCAAATGCAAACGATTTGATCACCACTAATCCTTTGTTGAGACCTCTCTGA